Genomic segment of Methanolobus mangrovi:
ACGCTTGACAGGGAAGCATTAGTAGAGAAAATACTACAGCTCAAAAAAGAACGTAATGCTGTAATACTTGCCCACAACTACCAGGTAAAAGAAGTGCAGGACATAGCTGACTTCACGGGAGACTCATTGGAACTTGCCAGAAAAGCAGCCAATCAGGATGCAGATGTAATAGTATTCTGTGGAGTTGACTTCATGGCAGAAACAGCAGCCATCCTTTCACCTGAAAAAACAGTATTACTACCTGCTGCAGATGCAAATTGCCCTATGGCCGAAATGATAACTGCAGGAGAACTACGCGTCCTTAAAGAGAGATTCCCTGATGCGGAAGTTGTCTGTTATGTGAACACCTCAGCGGAAGTGAAAGCAGAGAGCGATATATGCTGTACATCCTCAAACGCTGTAAAAGTGGTCGAATCTCTTGATGCTGACCAGGTCATTTTCGTGCCTGACAGGAATCTGGGCAGTTATGTAGCCCGGTTCACCGACAAGGAAATAATGCCCTGGGAAGGATTCTGTTTTGTACATGACAGGATCACACCCGAAGATGTGAAGACAGCACGCCAGCTTCACCCTGATGCAGAAGTTCTGGTACATCCTGAATGCAGATCGGAAGTCGTTGATCTGGCAGACTATGTCTATTCAACATCCGGCATGATAGAACATGTCTTTAAGAGTAGCAGTAAAGAATTCATTATCGGTACTGAAGTAGGGATACTTCACAGGATGAAAAAAGACTGCCCGGACAAATTATGCTATCCTTTATCTTCAAATGCAGTATGCATTACCATGAAAAGAACAGACCTTCAGAAAGTTTA
This window contains:
- the nadA gene encoding quinolinate synthase NadA, whose amino-acid sequence is MTYIEKTTLDREALVEKILQLKKERNAVILAHNYQVKEVQDIADFTGDSLELARKAANQDADVIVFCGVDFMAETAAILSPEKTVLLPAADANCPMAEMITAGELRVLKERFPDAEVVCYVNTSAEVKAESDICCTSSNAVKVVESLDADQVIFVPDRNLGSYVARFTDKEIMPWEGFCFVHDRITPEDVKTARQLHPDAEVLVHPECRSEVVDLADYVYSTSGMIEHVFKSSSKEFIIGTEVGILHRMKKDCPDKLCYPLSSNAVCITMKRTDLQKVYKALETLTPEVTVPEDVADRARLAIQRMLDL